A portion of the Coraliomargarita parva genome contains these proteins:
- the tsaD gene encoding tRNA (adenosine(37)-N6)-threonylcarbamoyltransferase complex transferase subunit TsaD produces MILAIESSCDESALALFDPRRGMVGEWVHSQIALHGEYGGVVPDLASREHLKNFFPLLENSTVMAHREDIRQIAVTYGPGLAGCLALGGAFAKSLALAWGVPLVGVNHLRGHAWSPFISLHEQSPEGFDAAMSELLPHLGLIVSGGNTILFEISSTREIRVLAETVDDAAGEALDKGAKLLGLSYPGGPQVELLARSGDPGAFDFPKAIAPRNERRFSFSGLKTSLRYRIEKLDDRELADSMSDICASYQAAVIDQLRGKTRHLLVDGQYRSLGLSGGVSNNKALRAAMQKLAKRYRMPCLIAEPRHTGDNAAMIAFACFTDPDGALPDRREAPLSIAPALRLAGS; encoded by the coding sequence ATGATCCTTGCGATAGAAAGTTCCTGCGACGAATCCGCACTTGCGCTCTTTGATCCCCGTCGGGGCATGGTGGGTGAGTGGGTGCACAGCCAGATCGCGCTGCACGGAGAGTATGGGGGCGTCGTGCCGGATTTGGCCAGTCGCGAGCATCTCAAGAATTTCTTTCCCTTGCTGGAAAACTCCACGGTCATGGCACACCGTGAGGACATCCGGCAGATTGCGGTGACTTACGGGCCGGGCTTGGCCGGATGCCTGGCATTAGGCGGCGCCTTTGCCAAGAGCCTGGCTTTGGCCTGGGGGGTCCCGCTGGTCGGAGTCAACCACCTGCGTGGCCATGCCTGGTCGCCCTTTATTTCCCTGCACGAGCAGAGCCCCGAAGGCTTTGATGCGGCGATGAGCGAACTGCTGCCGCATCTCGGGCTGATTGTTTCCGGCGGAAATACCATCCTGTTTGAGATTTCCTCCACGCGTGAGATCCGGGTCTTGGCCGAAACCGTGGATGATGCGGCGGGGGAGGCTTTGGACAAAGGCGCCAAACTGCTGGGCCTGTCCTACCCGGGAGGGCCACAGGTGGAGTTACTGGCCCGATCGGGAGATCCCGGTGCCTTTGATTTTCCCAAGGCCATCGCACCCCGGAATGAAAGACGGTTCAGCTTTTCCGGTTTGAAAACCAGCTTGCGCTACCGGATCGAAAAGCTGGATGACCGCGAACTCGCGGACTCCATGAGCGATATCTGCGCGTCCTATCAGGCGGCGGTCATCGACCAGCTGAGAGGCAAGACAAGGCACTTGCTGGTGGACGGGCAATACCGGAGTCTCGGCCTGTCGGGCGGTGTTTCCAACAACAAGGCCTTGCGTGCGGCGATGCAGAAGCTGGCCAAGCGCTACCGTATGCCCTGTCTGATTGCCGAGCCCCGGCACACGGGGGACAACGCGGCCATGATCGCTTTTGCGTGTTTTACGGATCCGGATGGTGCCCTGCCTGACCGTCGGGAAGCACCGCTGAGTATCGCACCTGCCTTGCGCTTGGCCGGGAGTTAG